One region of Triticum aestivum cultivar Chinese Spring chromosome 6B, IWGSC CS RefSeq v2.1, whole genome shotgun sequence genomic DNA includes:
- the LOC123137516 gene encoding transcription factor MYB30-like — protein MVRAPCCEKMGLKRGPWTAEEDMTLVAHIERHGHSNWRALPKQAGLLRCGKSCRLRWINYLRPDIKRGNFTSEEEEAIIQLHAMLGNRWSTIAARLPGRTDNEIKNVWHTHLKKRVQSSSKTSGQAAPNRKAKKLSVAASALEGPTSEPASSSSGQSLSMSPGQSLSTSSADDYSMAWSLENTGSSSSESEEFQIDDSFWSETLAMSVDSFGSGMETNDTFGVDSASPSSTNDEMDFWVTLFMQASDIQSLSQI, from the coding sequence ATGGTGAGGGCTCCTTGCTGCGAGAAGATGGGGCTCAAGAGGGGCCCGTGGACGGCGGAGGAGGACATGACCCTGGTCGCTCACATCGAGCGGCACGGGCACAGCAACTGGCGGGCGCTGCCGAAGCAGGCCGGCCTGCTGCGCTGCGGCAAGAGCTGCCGCCTCCGGTGGATCAACTACCTGCGCCCCGACATCAAGCGCGGCAACTTCaccagcgaggaggaagaagccatCATCCAACTCCACGCCATGCTCGGCAATAGATGGTCCACCATTGCCGCTAGGCTGCCTGGCAGGACGGACAACGAGATCAAGAACGTCTGGCACACACACCTCAAGAAGCGAGTCCAATCCTCGTCCAAGACGTCCGGCCAGGCAGCGCCTAACCGCAAAGCCAAGAAGCTTTCTGTGGCTGCGAGCGCGCTCGAGGGACCGACCTCCGAGCCGGCGTCGTCGTCATCGGGGCAGTCCCTCTCCATGTCGCCGGGGCAGTCCCTCTCGACGTCGTCCGCCGATGACTACTCCATGGCCTGGTCGTTGGAGAACACGGGAAGCTCTTCCTCGGAGTCGGAGGAGTTCCAGATTGACGACAGCTTCTGGTCCGAGACACTGGCGATGTCGGTGGACAGCTTCGGTTCCGGGATGGAAACCAACGACACCTTCGGCGTAGATAGTGCATCGCCGTCGTCGACCAACGATGAGATGGACTTCTGGGTCACACTGTTCATGCAGGCTAGTGACATACAGAGTTTGTCACAGATTTAA